In Anolis carolinensis isolate JA03-04 chromosome 4, rAnoCar3.1.pri, whole genome shotgun sequence, the genomic window aGTGAAATATCTGTGCATCCCTGCTGCAGATTCACCCTCGCAGAATTTGTAAGTATAGAAAAGACCAACTAGATGAAAGTCCAGATTGTTTAATGTCTCTAGATGGGATGTGCAAATATGTCAGGCTTCTCAACTGTTccagtttgtttttttacaaatgGAAAATGACTATTTCAAGAGGACATCTTCTTTGTTTAATAGTAGACTCAGACCATGGAAGCTCTCTATCTCTGTCCCAAAGTTTCCTGCATAACCCTGACAATTACCTAAGcaagtcacagggttgttgtgaggacaACTTGGAACCATCCCATATGTGCTGCCCAGCACTCCTTGGCGGTGTGACAGCTCAGACATATGATAAATTTGGTAATAAATGACAAATATAATAGGCTGAAATGCATGGCAACCATTAGCCCTTCTAAAAAGCTAGCTCCACCTGGCATTGCCTCTTCCCAACTTTTGTCTAGCAGCTATTCCACCAAATTAAGAAGCCTCATAACATTGAAAATGTACATTCCTCTCCTTCTCCATTCCTCCCTTTTCTGTTGTATTTTAGCTTGTAAACTAGATGTGAAGGGCCTTCTTTTTAAAACTGCTATGTAAttggcgaaggctttcatagccagaatcactgggttgctgtgcgttttctgggctgtatggccatgttccagtagcattctttcctgatgtttcgcctgcatctatgacagacaataccagtatttaaaaactctaaaatcaggacagtaaataaagaaaacacaggaattccagacatgaatcaattaggATCCGCTAATACCTccgaaggaagcagccaggctttgaagctgcaagaccattcagtgctaaccaaggtggccaattggcaACATTCACAATCCAAGAAAATAAACAAAGTTTTCTCCATTGTGAAtgcaactaccattcatcatactgtgaatgcaacagtttgattgtgatttgtaaccatttatctgacatttatatttatttattttacacaatacaatgtttaatgacatctaatacattattattattccattagtgggtACTTATTAGTTCaagcccttgggaacccattttttctaatagaacattcacacttgcctcaggcagacaagagttctttctcccaccctaaacatgccacagatatataaacctcacttgcctagtttccaacagacctcattacctctgaggatgcctgccatagatgcaggcgaaacgtcaggaaagaatgcttctgaaacataggcATGcaaccctgaaaactcacagcaacccactctgCGTAATTGCTATTTAACTTTTCCATTGACATCTGGATGAAACTAGACGTGAGATAGGTTGATAGGTAGGTAAAAAgaatgatagacagacagacagagactaTAGATTTGGCAGCATATGTATACAAACTGATTGACCAACTCAAATGCTGCCATGGTAGTTTGGTTTGCCAGATGCTCACTAAACCTCCTGGTTATTTGCCTGCCTAAACATGCATAGATTAAGGGAAAGGGTTTTCCCACATTACAGTGATGTGAAGCCATGATCCATGGCTCATAAATAATCTCATCATAAATAGTTGGGTGGGTCAATCTTGAGACCGCTTTTGCTGAATGATTTAGGACAAGGCTATTGAGGCTGCCTTTCTTCTGAAGGCGACTTACATAAGCTTCATGAGAAAGCATGGACGGGAGCCAAGTTTTCTTCTAGTCTTCTAAGCTTATGCTTACGAAGGGTGAGGAGGgagtggggcgggggggggggggttcagccaCTTCCTGGCAATTTGTTTTATAGAGAAACAAAAGTGGTTTCAAAGGGCCTGCCTGGTGCCTACGGAAGGAAATGTAGCACTGCCTTTTTTCACATAGGAGTGCTGTCTCTTTGCTCCAATGCTTTCGAGAGATATTTTTGGCATATTTGCTTTTTTCTCATAGAACACCAAGTTCTCAGTGTGGCATCTTGCAAATGTATCGGTTGATGAATTCAGCTCATCCATTGCAGATTATCTTTTATCTCCCTTTCCCCCGTTGTTGCATACATGTTGCCATCTATGTTCGTGTAGTTCTGCAGAATTGTAGCAGTGCTGCAGTAATCAGAAATGGACAAATGTTTGTATGAttgtacaagggttatccagaaaatagattgttttggaattaaaaattaacaaagtataggagaaaacatttaccatatgcagttgaaagccacacccaaatactacttctcaacatagtcgctattcaaatctaggcacttatagcgatgaatgagctttgcaactccttccccacaaaactctgccccttgcatcctcaaccagccagtcacccctccCCGCAGCTGCACATCGTCGCCAAAGTGCTGCGTTACCAGCCACgcctccattgttggaaacaagtggttgagggcgcaagtggcagagttttgtggggaaggagttgcaaagctcattcatcgctatggtaagtgcctagatttgaatggcaactatgttgagaagtggtatttgagtgtggccttcaactgcatatggtaaatgttttctcctatacttcgttcatttttaattccaaaacgtaatctactttctggatagccctcgtaaataGATGGCAGCATCCAGTGGTGTAGCGGGAGCtatagttcagcaacatctggactgATGCACAAGTTCAGCCCTGAATATAGCATGAAAAACATCAGGAACCTTACAGTCTAAAAGCATTTGTGGGAATTTTCTCTGTGTTGGTGCAAAGCTTTATTTTAGACATTTTTTTGCAAAAGTGATCCACTGCAATTCTGTGTTCTGTGGTGTTCTATCAAGACATTCTCAActtgtggtgaccctatgaatgggtCATTTTCTAAGATATTCTTTTATCAACAGTCCTGCAAAGTATTACATTTTcctcatgtcatctcatgatgtgTTCCCAGtggttcagtgggttaaacccttgtgccggtaggactgctgacttgaaggttgtgttgctgacctgaaggtcctagttcgaatccggggagagtctagatgagctccttctgtcagctccagctccccatacgagacatgagaagcctcccatcaaacatccgggcgtcccctgggcaatgtccttgcagacgcccGATTCTCTcgtaccagaagtgacttgcagtttctcaagttgctcctgacacagaaaaaaattatGTTTCCAAAGTAGagctttcctccagcaccacatatTAATTTAGCTGATTTCCCCCCCTCtgccagctttcttcactgtctatTTTTCATATGCCATGAACGATCTTGATTTTGGTGTTTCAGTACATTAAAATCTGATCTAATTCCTTCATAACTGCCTTGCCAAATTTTAATCTTCAGATTTCTTGACCATAGTTTTCATTTTGATTGATGTCTGAGCCAAGGTGTAGAAAATCTTCCACAATTTTGATAGCGTCATAGTCTACTTACGCATCTCATCTTGTCTTAATGTTCAGTTGTAACTCTGCTTATCCATTATCTTCCTTAACTTGCCTAAATTCCAAGTCTTTGCTAGTTTCTGTTGGTAGTATAGTACTAGCtgaaaaccagtggttcccaacctttggtcctccagagatttgggtcttcaactcccaggagcctCAAAGAACTTGGCCAGCTgacaggaattctgggatttgaagtccaaaacaaccggaggaccaaaggttgggaaccactgccttagccgATTGATGTTTCTTCCTCCAGTTTTCACACTCTTTGAGTCTGATCCCACTTTTCGTATGATGCATTCTgcatatacattttattaaacaCAATGGTAAAAAGCATCATTGTTATACCCTTATTCATTAGAAACTATTCTCTTTTTCCATATTTTACTCTGGCAGGGACCTGAATTTAGATTTTGCATTAGGACAATCAAATGATGTGGCACATTCATTTCTTTTACAGTATTCTATAGCTTTTCATGATCTACCTTGTTAAAACATTACTGTAGTCTATAAAGTCCCAGTTGATTTCCTTTTTACATTCTTTGATGCATTCCCTTAGCTCAGGGATGTTTGAAATATGGTCAttagtgcttcttcctttgcttgTTAAAATTTTAGAAACGTAGCTTCCATTACTTCATACGTTGCTTACTCCTTTTTGCTacctttccattaaaaaaaattagaatgtCAGAAAACTTGAAAATATTAATTCCAAACTCCcttaaaatctggaaaaaaataactaaaagatCTTACTTATTGCACCAAATATCTGAGCTTGCATTGCCATTCAGGATGGGTCACTTTCAAATAAGGGAGTATAAGCTCTTTCAGTCCCATTGTGTTCCTAGGGCTCTACTTCCTTGTGATTTTAATTTTGCATTTCCCTTGGTATTTTCTGCCCCATTTGATGACAAGAAGAATTACTTTGGGTTTGTCACTTCACCTTATGTTAACTTGCATCATCTTAGCTGTTTTGCTTATTTGGCGTGTCTTTGTTTCTTTTATAGAAGCAGTTCTTTTACCAGAGCttggcatttttttttaacaatgaAAGTATTGGGTCTCCTGGGTTTGCGTTGAATTCAAACTCTTACAAAAGCTGATTTGATATGTAAAGTTCTCATCTTATCATCCAACATGTCTTGGTTACCATCCAAACATTTTGCTGGAATGTCAACAATATTTGTATAAAAATCATATTTGGTCACACTTGAGCATCTCGTCATTCTCTCAATtttggacaatatattattttgatgtgttttatagcCTTTAATTTTAATGAATCAGACTTTTTTCCCTATCCTCACTCCTTCTTTTAGGACCAGACACTTCAAAGAAAGCATTGTATTTATACATGAGTGCCGTCTTAAGGGTGAGGGCTGTCTTGTTCACTGGTACGtattgtaaattttaattttcttgggattttatggaggggggggggagaaatggcAGGCATACAAGTGGACTGCCTACAAAACATTGCAGGCTGATGTTGGAAAAGCTGTAAAAAGAGTGTgtctctaacccagtggttcctaGCCTTtggtcctacaggtgttttgaaattcaactctcacaattcctaacagctgataagttggatgggatttctgggagtaggagtccaaagcacctggaagaccaaaggctaGGAACCAAAGTCTAGGACAACTGCAGTGCACATGCATGGACCACATGAAATAGTTAACTACTACTACTTTACAAGATATTAGCCCAACATATGTCatttatagatatataaaaatatatagatatataaaaaagatataaaGAGAGAATTAGGGCCTGTTTCACGGTCATTTCCCTCTTCCTTTAGATCCCATCTCCCCCATTATTTTACTTTAAGATGTAACTCTGCAAAACTACAGTTTCCAGACTTTTTCGAGGATATCCCTCTTTTAAACTGAAATATAGCTGAAACATGCTTATTATTTTCTCATAATATTTTCTTTAATGTAAAATATCAGAGACAGGCAGAGGAAGGGGGGGATTGGTACACCTCGGCGGCTAACTGTTCACTTGTTTCAGGAAGTGTGCCATTCTTTGAAAGCtgtgtttttgtgcattttgttatgttcattttagtttattaaaaATGATGCTTCCTTCCTGGCAAATAGTGAAACTCGTGGTAGCTTTTAAGATACTGTGCTGttctattgtttatttatatattctgTCTTGCACTGGGTTTTTGAATGGTTTTAATCTTGTAATTATCTAATTCTTCTTTAAAATCAAGTTCACATATACTATTGATACCCATGTTTTAATCTGGTTCTGCTTTTAATTTTCTGTAAGCTTCCTTGAGTCATAATACTGGGAGGGGATATTAatgagtaaaaaagaaaaaagtaatatGTGTTGACCTATCTGTTTGTTTGGATTTGGTTGGCGATGCAGCCTTGCTGGAGTTTCCAGGAGTGCAACCTTGGTTGTGGCCTATATAATGACGATCACTGACTTTGGCTGGGAGGATGCACTTTCCGTGGTACGAGCTTCAAGGTCGTGTGCCAATCCAAATGCGGGTTTCCTGCGCCAGCTAGAAGAGTTTGAGAAAAATGATGTTGCTGATGTAAGTATTGTGGCGCATGAATTTTCTACCTAGTCTTTAACCAATGTTGGGAAATGTCTTTCAGCCCTATGGTTGAATTCAAAGAAAGATAATTTGTTGGGGGACTGCATATGATTGGAGAACCAAGGCCAAAGGAAAAAGAATGCAAGACCAAAAATAACCACTATACTTTAACTTTGTTTTGCAACCAGTTTCAAGATCTTTGGAGAGGCATTTGAACTGTTATAAAAGCTAAATGGAGGACCCTTAATTAAAACTAGGAACTCACAAAATAGTGGTATCATGGGGAAGTAAACTGGCATCATCTGGAGAAGAGAGGCAGGTCAGATTGGGACATCAAGAGAACTGGATTTGGTCTGAAATACAGTTTTCAATAGTTTCCCATTCCTGATGTAAAGGATGCCAGCCAGTGTGGTTTAATGCTTTGAGCGATGGATTATGACtcgagatcagggttcaaatcccccctTGATCATAGAAACCCAATGGGGAACCTTGGACAAGACacactcagaggaaggaaatcttgccaagaaaactctttaggatcacttatttatttattcatttatttaccatGATTGTGTATCCAGCCTTTCTCAGCCCTGATGTCatacctcaggttagcttcaccttgctgtatacaccaaactgcacacaggttgaagtctttttagtttattagaaaatagaaggtaaaaagttctttaaaagcaaaagtaaagttccaaaagttcatcacaaaataaagccttagagaataattcaagaaatcacaaggaataaacgaagtcccattagagcacGACAAAGTCCCGggaacatgaacacataggctgcaaaataatccaggaaaacgagagcttgcttcttggttgaacgaaagttgctttggcaaaggtttgtctccaaacacattgctttaatatcctttgcaaagcatgaaagcatttctttggcctctaacctccctcttgtttgcaattctcacactcctccaaaccctgaattccaaacggtcagctcgatctaaggaacttgtttcgtcaaggtcagcctgctctttagtttgctgagcctcattattagactgagaactgtcctccttttccaagtgaatttgcacctggctagtttcagtatcatcaacatcattccttgttgtgggaaaatgaacttgcactctctgttcctcatcttctataacagggacattttgaacctgattgtgagcctgaatcccatcatcctcatcagtgtcaatctgaggttccagctgagtcacaacacccgaaagcaggggtccccaaactaaggcccggggaccggatgcggccctccaaggtcatttacctggcccccgccctcatttataatataatattttatatcagttttaataatataatatattgtatatacatacgatattgataataatattatcattttatacgatataatactaataataataccatataataatattaattatatgttatatattacatataatattacagtatagtggtatagttcaatatagtaatatatcatgctaatattatgctatgctaataatataatatactgtatgtacatacagctgctctgagtcccctttggggtgagaagggcggtatataaatgtagtaaataaatgtagtaaatgaataaataaataattttagtgtgttgtcgaaggctttcatggccgggatcacaggattgtcgtatgtattccaggctgtatggccatgttccagaagcattatctcctgacatttcacccacatctatggcaggcatcctcagaggttgtgaggcatggatgcctgccatagatgtgggtgaaacgtcaggagagaatacttctgccaTAGATACATACAATAAcccaaataattttagacttaggctcgcccagagtctgaaatgacttaaaggcacacaacaacaacaatcctaattaacctgactatctcattggccagaagcaggcccacacttcctactgaaatcctgataggtttatgttggttaaaattgttttgatttttaaatattgtattgttctttcattgttattgttgttttttgttgttctgcaatacaaataagatatgtgcagtgtgcataggaatttgttcgttttttttttcttcaaatgataattcggcccctcaacagtctgaaggattgtggaccggccctctgctttaaaagtttgaggacccttgcccgaaagggactcaaggcggccttacaaaatcaacaattcaatgccacatgtatacatatatcaatgaataaacaaaaacatttaaaccaaccaattaaacataacattaaaacaaaaattaaaatcacataatccggGTCAAATTCCAGGGCCAGTCTGGGTTGTCATTAAAGTAATTTATAGTCTGTTATTGCACTGCTCCTATTATTgaccaaaagcctgatcccaaagccatgtttttatttttttgaaatcagaaatgacttgaagacacaacaataataactagATGGCCGTTTGTAGGACAGCAGCAGGGGTGGCAGGAAATACAACAGTCTCTaagtaatcaaatccacaaatgcttaACCTGCACATGTGAATGGACATTGATATTGCCAAGGAAAATGCTTGTGTAATTTTCTACCTCTGGTGCTAAAATGACTTGAGTGGCCTTGAGTACTGTAGACCAATGCTTCTTAGAATATTTGTTGTTGGGGAATTGGCAATTTTCCCCCATTGCCAGGGACTGGCAATAATTGTGTCCATTCACTCCAATTATaattttctttcctggaaacttccaAAGGACCAGCAGCTAAAAGCTCGGGGAGAAATGCTGGCCCAGGGACCACTACTTTGACTAACTCTTCTATATACTTTATCTTGAGGAGAAGACATTTGATGTTCTGTCTGTCCCAAGCACCAGACTGTCTTAGGCTAGGCGTGGGATGATATAAATTTCTACCAGATAACAAAGTCTTTCGACTTTTTAAAAGCTCTAATGTCCTCTTTATAGATTTGCATGTTGTGGCAGTTTTTCCACAGTATCAAACAGGTTCCCATCAACATTGTATGCAAAATATTTTATACCAAGATAAATAGAACTTGGGTGGctattttttcattttgaaaattcACACATTCAGATGGCCTAGATTAAAATTGCCTAAAGTATTataattttttgttttattttttttcatgatCCCATTTTGAATGCAAATTCAAATTCATTGACAAGAAACAAATTCATACCTATACTTTTTTTTGCCAGATTTATCATCTGACTTTATggtgcacattaaaaaaaaacttgtggtAGGGATGACATGCTTCAATGGGATCACATGCTTGCTCATGAAAATTTTCTATTTTGGAGTCATGTACAGCCTTCAGTGTTTTGTTATTAAAGTTTAAgaattatatatgtatgtaattcCATTTCAAGGATTTCCTTGTCATTTAGAAAAAAAAGTAGAATAAGCTTATAGCTTAtagtttggggcccctggtggcacagtgtgttaaagcgctgagctgctgaacttgcggaccaaaaggtcccaggttcaaatcccaggagcggcatgagcgcccgctgttagccccagctcctgccaacctagcagttcgaaaacatgcaaatgtgagtagatcaataggtactgctccgccgGGAAggaaatggcactccatgcagtcatgccggccacatgacctggagatgtctatggacaacgccggttcttcggcttagaaatggttatgagcaccaacccccagagtcggtcacgactggacttaacgtcaggggaaacctttacctttacctttaagcttATAGCTTGATGGCAGAGCACGTGCTTTGTAGGCCTTGTACGAGTGGGTAACCGTTTTTGCTCAAGTCCTGTAGCGCTCATACACCACATTATTAAATTCACATGGGCCAGATGTATGtctcaatataatatgtatattttcctAAAGCCTacctagcggtttgaaagcaaaatgtaagtagataaataggtactgcttaaaagcagggaggtatttttaaAGGGCCAATAAAAATGGTGGCAATTCGATCAAGGAggaaagtttacaaacaaagctctttggcaggaagatggagcgacagcacacaAACCCACCCCCCAcccgtggccagaattgagcacaagcctccaagatgccaaagatgggaaaagtctATATCCCTCTATctgtgtacaattgtctgtcttgttttgtgtataaaatagctttgaatgtttgccgcaaatgtatgttctgtaatccgccccgagtcccctttggggtgagaagtgcagaatataaatgctgtaaataagtacatacatacataaataaaggattttaaaaatatataatactcTGCCTTGTGAAAATGGGGAGAGAGCTTTTCAACATAATAGACTGTGTATTGCAGCTCCCAAATCTACAGGCGAATTGGTTTTAACTCATTATTTCTGTTGCTTTGTAATCATGGCAACCTCGTTGGGTAAAATGATTCCTTGTCCTAATTGTTTGAAcgtgtcttttctttttgttccttCCAGTTCAGAGAATGGCTTACAGCAGAGTATGGAGAAAGCTCTTTGCAGGACAAAGAAGAAGCCCGAAATCTTCTAGAGAAGTACAAAGCACACGCAGCATCAGCAGCCGCTCAGTCGAATACTCAGTCGAGGCAGTGGAATGGTAACTTTGCCCCAGTGACTTCTTTGTCCATGACTACTCCCGACTAGGAGCAGTCAGTACAGATTTCCATCAACGAAAGCCAGAAAATGTAATGTTCCTGTGGATGTGTTTGATGTCTTGGTAAACCTTGGTTTATCTTGATCGATAGAGCCTAGGTGACATTGCACACTTTTTTCTCTCTAGTTCTTGTGAGTCTGGAAGTTTTGAGTTAACCACAGATTATTGTTGCATTCAGACCCTAAACTGTGGTTATTCTTAACTGTGGTTTGTTTGACATAGGACCAACTTCATAATCCATGTTATGATTTACTCATTTCAAACAAAACCACAGTTAACATTAACCATAGccaatttaaagaacaacaaactgTAGTTTATTACAGAAGAGAAAGCTTCCTAACACCAGGCTACAAAGTTCACTGCCATAAATAAGCGATAGTTTATTGTACAATCAACATACAACCAACAGGGCATGTTACTTTGTTAGTCCTCCTGCACATATGCAAAAagatcgccctgagtccctttggggaagtttttttattattattattctcttccaGTGGCCATGAAAACAGCAAGTCGTATTCTGACTATTGAGATATCAAATTAATTTCTTCACATATCTATTCTTCAGGTTTTTCACATAGCCAGAATTTGGCGTTGTTGCACTTTTCATAGTTTCAGATTACTATTAATATTTTTGTGCCCTAAAGTAAAGAAACGTGAACTTCAGAATAAACTTTACCCTCACCTGGTTTAATTGTGGCTGAAGAGGCAAGGTGTTGTGCAATGTAAAAAGCAACTTGTCTCTTCAAAAGCAGAGAATAGTAATGACCAAATCAGGAAGTAGAGAACTAGCTGTCTGTATGGTTTTCTCTCCATTGTGTTTCCTTTACACTTCATTTTAAAATTCTCTTTGACTGTATGACTACTGAAATTGTATATTTTGTTCAAGAGTACAGTGTAAGCATAGCCAGCATTTATTGTGCTAGCTCGCATCTCAGAGGATTTGTTCACCTAGAAAATGTTCATGGGTGAAGAATGGACACAACTGAATGTATATTGcagatgtatatatataaagacTAAAAATAGATTTATAATGGCAGATCTGCtataataatgttatattattattataaccaccctgagtctctctggggaaagagggtggattataaataaaaatttattattattattatattactactgAAGGAAAGATTGCTTATATGTAAGTCAACTTCATCAAGTTTCACCAATGATTGCCTTCCCTGATGGAGTATATTCAATAAAAGATTCAGGTCTTTTTTAATGAATAAAACATTCCAATGTTATGCCATTGCATTGTCTGGTTAAAGTACTTGTTTGTGGTTGACACCAGTTATTACTTATGATGCTGTCAAATGAGCAACTTTAGTAGAATTATCTATGTGAATGTCTCACATTGTTGGAAAAAGGTAATCAGAATCATCATGGCAGCTGAAAAAGAAAGTACATTATGATCCTTGCATTTACAGGACCAGTACCCATGGTTTTATTATCCTGGTTCTGACAAAATACAtcctctctgggcattttctagttCTTCCAGGCGATTCTGTGTTACGTTTCCACCAGATATTTGACTGTACAATGATGCTAGGAGGAACTAGTGATGCCTAGAAAGGTGGACTCTAAGCATTTCCTAGACTCTCCAACATAACTGtggtatgcttccaccagaaggTACTTGTTCAATAAGATTATCATAGTCACACAAAGTCCTGGAAACTATTCCCCACAAATATTGGGGGCCGTACTGTACCCCACTTTAATCTGGGACGTGAAGAAAGCCTATTGAGATCAGCAAGACTAGAATTTCTTAAGAACATTATAGGGCCTATATCTGTAATACCTGTTGCTCATGTCAACCAGCATGTCCAATGGTAGAAGGCAATGGGAATTGTATTCAAAAGTAATGATTTTATGTGATGTTTTTTCATGGTGAACTCCTTCTGTGAGTGAGAGCAGTGGGCAAATAGCAGCATTCATACAAGTGAAGTAACAGCAGGATTGGGGCAATCCTAAAGCTTGAAAAAAGAACATTTGTGAGAAGGCAGACTAGTTGATAGAAGAAGCCTCCAAACAGCTCAGCAGAGAATGAATATTTTCAGGATTGATTGTGGGGAGGGGAGATGAAAATGGAATATTCTGAAAATGGTCATGGCTGGTTACTTTCCGTAGCTAATACTGGGCACAGCCAC contains:
- the dusp22 gene encoding LOW QUALITY PROTEIN: dual specificity protein phosphatase 22 (The sequence of the model RefSeq protein was modified relative to this genomic sequence to represent the inferred CDS: inserted 1 base in 1 codon), encoding MGNGMNKILPGLFLGNFKDARDTEQLKRNNITHILSIHDTARAMLEGVKYLCIPAADSPSQNLTRHFKESIVFIHECRLKGEGCLVHCLAGVSRSATLVVAYIMTITDFGWEDALSVVRASRSCANPNAGFLRQLEEFEKNDVADFREWLTAEYGESSLQDKEEARNLLEKYKAHAASAAAQSNTQSRQWNGNFAPVTXFVHDYSRLGAVSTDFHQRKPENVMFLWMCLMSW